The Oscillatoria acuminata PCC 6304 genomic interval GCTTGCCTTTGGCACCGGCACTTAATAAGAAAGCACCCATGCTGGCGGCTAATCCCAGACAAATGGTAGAAACATCGGGGCGGATGTGGTTCATGGTGTCGAAAATTCCCATGCCTGCCGTCACCGATCCACCGGGGGAGTTGATATAGAGGTAGATATCTTTTTCGGCGTCTTCGGCTTCTAGGAACAGCAACTGGGCAACAATCAGGTTCGCTAGGTCTGCGTCCACCTGTTGTCCCAAAAAGACGATGCGATCGCGCAGAAGGCGAGAATAGATATCAAAGGCGCGTTCACCACGCCCAGATTGTTCGATTACGGTAGGGATCATCTAGCTTGCCTGTTTACGTTACGTTTCTTAAATTTTACCTAAATCAGCAAGCATCCTCCCAGGTTGTCTGGATGTTTCTCTCCCGGCCCTGGTTTCAAGCCTTCTGATTAAGGGTTCTGATCACTCCAGTTGATGTATCGAGCAGATGAGGCAGTCCCTCAGACCCTTAACCTAAATATGGAAAATTGGGCAAACCGTTCGGTTAGCCCTCCTGACTCTATTTGAGCAGTTCATGCTCATTCTACTGATTAATTTTTTAGTTCCAACGAGCACCACACTCCGACCGGATAGTACCTTGATCAGGTACGGTTTTCTTTATGGACCCGATCGCCTTCCATCGGGTTTGATGGCGATCGCTCCATGAACCGGATCAGCTTTCAAACGCTGTCCTGAGTTCTGTGTTGAGGAATGGGAATGACTGGAAAAATGGCAGGATGCACCCTGAAATAAATTCCTGAGTTGCGCTGAACGATGAGCGCGAACCCGATAGACTATAGGGACTTTTGGCTTCAAACTTGCTTCGGTTCGGGTCTGTGTCGATCTTGACCGGG includes:
- the clpP gene encoding ATP-dependent Clp endopeptidase proteolytic subunit ClpP, coding for MIPTVIEQSGRGERAFDIYSRLLRDRIVFLGQQVDADLANLIVAQLLFLEAEDAEKDIYLYINSPGGSVTAGMGIFDTMNHIRPDVSTICLGLAASMGAFLLSAGAKGKRMSLPHSRIMIHQPLGGAQGQATDIEIQAKEILYHKKRLNTLLSEHTGQPLERIEQDTERDFFMSAKESVDYGLIDLVIDRRPSASRPVAVS